The Bemisia tabaci chromosome 5, PGI_BMITA_v3 genome includes a window with the following:
- the LOC109044798 gene encoding uncharacterized protein produces the protein MTAATKKGLSPHFHRRLHFLFQLIITFGVISISTATPAETPAAAATLTAAPALPAIPDAYPTYNFEYAVTDGVTSDAKALSEVRDGDMVQGSYSVVEADGSVRMVDWHDTNGFNAAVSKHPRELPLTPSRIAIPLVRAAAPVIASEAVVPDKVRVPKAATQPGAAESALTTGPWLPCTDDSQIYEEAAHEQRPAHAQPEYRAIQNTPIQVAAEPSVQHLRPREAYSFGPELEGYNSCCFSTADLLYKDTSSSYSQHTDMAFIKCTVLLALVAVASAGLAPAAYAPAAYAAAPAYPDAHPAYQFGYSVSDPLTGDSKSQHETRDGDVVQGSYSLVEADGSIRKVDYTADGVNGFNAVVSKHAAGPAPAPVAVAPAPAVAAVRAPVAVAHPVASYAAPVASYAAPVASYAARPYYGGYRGYAGYAGYGYGAYPYAAYHGAAYGHAGYPYYG, from the exons GCTTTCACCCCACTTTCACCGCCGATTGCACTTTTTGTTTCAGCTCATCATCACTTTTGGCGTCATCAGCATCTCAACGGCAACCCCCGCTGAGACCCCGGCCGCTGCTGCCACCCTCACCGCAGCCCCCGCCCTCCCGGCCATCCCTGACGCCTACCCCACTTACAATTTCGAATACGCCGTCACCGATGGCGTCACCAGCGACGCCAAAGCTCTCTCGGAGGTCCGCGACGGTGACATGGTGCAGGGCTCCTACAGCGTCGTCGAGGCTGACGGGTCCGTCAGGATGGTCGACTGGCACGACACCAACGGCTTCAACGCCGCCGTCTCCAAACACCCCCGCGAGCTACCCTTGACCCCCTCACGGATCGCCATCCCTCTCGTTCGAGCGGCCGCTCCTGTCATAGCGTCAGAAGCTGTGGTACCTGATAAAGTTCGTGTTCCAAAGGCTGCCACACAACCAGGAGCTGCGGAATCTGCCCTAACAACCGGCCCATGGCTGCCTTGCACCGACGACTCTCAGATCTATGAAGAAGCTGCACATGAACAGAGACCTGCTCATGCTCAACCCGAATACCGAGCGATTCAAAATACACCTATCCAAGTTGCTGCTGAGCCCTCTGTTCAACATCTCCGACCGAGGGAGGCCTACTCGTTCGGTCCCGAACTTGAAGGCTACAACTCGTGTTGCTTTTCCACCGCCGATCTACTTTA TAAGGATACATCCAGCAGCTACTCACAGCACACAGACATGGCTTTCATCAAG tgcaccgTCCTCTTGGCCTTAGTCGCCGTCGCCTCCGCCGGATTAGCCCCCGCCGCCTACGCACCCGCCGCCTACGCCGCTGCCCCCGCCTACCCCGACGCCCACCCCGCCTACCAGTTCGGCTACTCCGTCAGCGACCCCCTCACCGGTGACTCCAAATCCCAGCACGAGACCAGAGACGGTGATGTCGTCCAAGGCTCCTACAGCCTCGTCGAAGCTGACGGCTCCATCAGAAAGGTCGACTACACCGCCGATGGCGTCAACGGTTTCAACGCTGTTGTCTCCAAGCACGCCGCCGgtcccgcccccgcccccgtaGCCGTAGCACCCGCACCTGCCGTAGCAGCCGTTAGGGCACCAGTCGCCGTTGCCCACCCTGTCGCTTCTTACGCCGCCCCAGTCGCCTCTTACGCCGCCCCTGTTGCCTCCTACGCCGCCCGCCCCTACTACGGTGGCTACCGCGGATACGCCGGTTACGCCGGTTACGGATACGGTGCCTACCCCTACGCCGCCTACCACGGCGCCGCTTACGGCCATGCTGGATACCCTTACTACGGTTGA